The proteins below come from a single Tenuifilum thalassicum genomic window:
- the fdhF gene encoding formate dehydrogenase subunit alpha, which translates to MANKVKIYIDGKEILATEGANLLHEARLNGFNIPGLCYHHKISPTGACRLCLVKIEGQRGMVASCSVKVAEGMQITAFDQELEDTRRFLLDYLLSEQDIDYDYTYHDELRDLMLQYNLEKPESRLFKPVQPNVEFKVDDSSPVLTYDPSKCIKCFRCIKACDEVQGKNVLSFYERGLNSYIVAGTGVWAESECDGCGECVQLCPTGAIVEKPNRNEINLERIEKKVRTTCPYCGVGCQIELLVQNGKIVRSNGVEGVLPNDGRLCVKGRFGYEFVHSPERLTTPLIRKNGKFVEASWDEALDLIAHKFNSIKAQYGPNSLAGYASAKCTNEDNYIFQKFIRTVFGTNNIDYCTRLCHASTVTAMLKSIGDGAASNSIEDFETTECLIVTGNNMIETHPITATYVKRGAAKGMKIIVIDPKWTPLVNYSTLWLQPRLGTDVALLNGMVREVIVNNWIDHDFIENRVEGGMQTFLELKSLVDKYTPEYTEKITGVPAEKIKEAARIYGTAKTAMVATGMGMSQQVTGTHNVFSLLNLILVTGKIGKERCGIDPPRGQNNVQGATDVGCHPAMYPGYIPVANEENRRYVAQVWGVPFENLSEKPGLTTVEIVQAANQGKIKGLYIMGENPMISDPNLNHTEQALKSLEFLVVQDIFLTETAQLAHVVLPAASWAEKNGTFVNSDRRVLRVRKAIDSPGEARDDWRIIHELAARMGKPMPNYSDEAEIFEELAKVTPIMAGISHSRLENHGIQWPCPSPDHPGTSTLYLDKFNTPSGKAKLFPVEHVDQSERATPEFPYILNSGRILYHYHTGTMSRKNKALTEFINHPYVIIHPNDAQKLGIKHGGIVKLTSKRGSLQTQVRIADEVLEGELFMPWHFSEAQVNRLTRDELDPYSRIAPFKLSAVRVEVVSD; encoded by the coding sequence ATGGCAAATAAGGTTAAAATATATATTGATGGAAAGGAGATTCTTGCAACTGAGGGCGCAAATCTTCTCCACGAAGCAAGGCTTAATGGATTTAACATACCAGGACTTTGCTATCACCATAAAATTTCACCAACTGGAGCGTGTAGGTTATGCCTTGTGAAAATTGAAGGGCAGCGAGGAATGGTTGCTTCTTGTTCTGTAAAAGTGGCTGAGGGAATGCAGATTACAGCCTTTGACCAAGAACTTGAAGATACTCGTCGATTTCTCCTAGATTACCTGCTTAGCGAACAAGACATCGATTATGATTACACCTATCATGATGAGCTACGCGATTTGATGTTACAGTATAACCTCGAAAAGCCAGAGAGTAGGCTTTTTAAACCTGTTCAACCCAATGTCGAATTTAAGGTTGATGATAGCTCTCCCGTATTAACCTACGACCCATCAAAGTGTATTAAGTGCTTCCGTTGTATTAAAGCATGCGATGAGGTGCAGGGGAAGAATGTTTTATCGTTTTATGAACGCGGGTTAAACTCATATATCGTTGCAGGTACAGGGGTTTGGGCTGAAAGCGAGTGCGATGGTTGTGGCGAGTGCGTTCAGCTTTGCCCAACTGGTGCTATTGTTGAAAAGCCAAATCGAAACGAAATCAATCTTGAAAGAATAGAAAAGAAGGTTCGTACAACATGCCCATATTGTGGCGTTGGATGCCAAATTGAGCTGCTTGTTCAGAACGGAAAGATTGTTCGGAGCAATGGTGTTGAGGGTGTATTGCCCAACGATGGTCGACTTTGCGTTAAGGGACGCTTCGGGTATGAGTTCGTCCATAGTCCTGAAAGATTAACTACACCACTTATTCGTAAAAATGGAAAATTCGTAGAGGCATCGTGGGATGAGGCGCTTGATCTGATTGCTCATAAGTTTAATTCGATTAAGGCACAATACGGCCCCAATTCCCTAGCAGGCTATGCTTCGGCAAAGTGTACTAATGAGGACAACTACATTTTTCAAAAGTTCATTAGAACCGTTTTTGGAACTAACAATATCGACTATTGTACACGACTTTGCCATGCATCAACTGTTACTGCCATGTTAAAATCCATTGGCGATGGTGCTGCAAGCAACTCAATTGAGGATTTTGAAACAACAGAGTGTCTTATTGTTACAGGGAATAACATGATTGAAACTCATCCCATAACAGCAACCTATGTAAAACGAGGTGCAGCTAAAGGGATGAAAATCATTGTTATTGACCCAAAATGGACTCCGCTAGTTAACTATTCAACGCTTTGGCTACAACCTCGTTTAGGAACCGATGTAGCCCTTTTAAATGGTATGGTTAGGGAAGTTATTGTCAATAACTGGATTGACCACGATTTTATAGAGAACCGAGTTGAAGGCGGAATGCAAACCTTTTTGGAATTAAAATCTTTGGTTGATAAATATACACCTGAATATACCGAAAAGATAACAGGAGTTCCTGCTGAAAAGATAAAGGAGGCTGCTCGCATTTATGGAACAGCAAAAACGGCTATGGTGGCAACTGGAATGGGAATGAGCCAGCAGGTAACTGGAACGCATAATGTTTTTAGTCTTCTGAACTTGATATTGGTAACAGGCAAAATTGGGAAAGAGCGTTGTGGTATAGACCCACCACGCGGACAAAATAACGTTCAAGGCGCAACTGATGTTGGTTGCCATCCTGCCATGTATCCCGGATATATCCCGGTAGCCAACGAGGAGAACCGTCGTTATGTTGCACAAGTTTGGGGTGTGCCATTTGAGAACCTTTCTGAAAAACCAGGCCTCACTACAGTAGAGATTGTTCAAGCAGCAAACCAAGGCAAAATAAAAGGGCTTTACATTATGGGAGAGAATCCCATGATTAGCGACCCTAATCTTAACCATACCGAACAGGCGCTTAAAAGCTTAGAGTTCTTAGTTGTCCAAGATATTTTCTTAACAGAAACAGCTCAACTTGCACATGTTGTATTGCCTGCAGCATCGTGGGCTGAGAAAAATGGCACTTTTGTTAATAGCGATAGACGCGTGCTTCGCGTTCGTAAAGCAATTGATAGCCCAGGTGAGGCCAGAGACGACTGGCGTATTATTCATGAACTTGCAGCCAGAATGGGCAAGCCAATGCCCAACTATTCCGATGAGGCCGAGATTTTTGAAGAGCTAGCAAAGGTTACTCCAATTATGGCAGGTATATCTCATAGCCGCTTGGAAAATCATGGGATACAATGGCCATGCCCGTCGCCTGACCATCCTGGAACTTCTACTCTTTACCTCGATAAGTTTAACACCCCTAGCGGAAAGGCCAAGCTGTTCCCAGTTGAGCACGTTGATCAATCCGAACGGGCTACACCAGAATTCCCATATATTCTTAACTCTGGTAGAATCCTTTACCACTACCACACAGGTACCATGAGTAGGAAAAATAAAGCCCTAACTGAATTTATTAACCATCCTTACGTTATCATACATCCAAATGATGCACAGAAGTTAGGGATTAAACATGGGGGAATAGTTAAGTTAACCTCTAAACGTGGCTCTTTGCAAACCCAAGTTCGAATAGCCGATGAGGTGTTGGAGGGTGAGCTGTTTATGCCCTGGCATTTTTCTGAGGCTCAGGTTAACAGGTTAACCCGCGACGAGCTCGACCCCTATAGCCGTATTGCGCCATTCAAGTTATCGGCTGTAAGAGTTGAGGTTGTAAGTGACTAG
- a CDS encoding complex I 51 kDa subunit family protein encodes MLKEYRIALRNSGLINPESIEEFISADGYQALRKALKSEPLGIYEEIYDSGLRGRGGAGFPTGAKEKAAAVICSDCEKYVICNADEGEPGTFKDRIIMETDPHTLIEGMVIAAYSVNAHRGFVYIRGEYKLSIQRVQLAIEQAYKHGFLGKNILGSGFDFDLEIRRGAGSYLCGEELTLIESVEGKRGYPRIKPPYPAEHGLWGAPTLINNVETLANFPSIILNGAKWYRSIGTENSPGTKIFTISGDVNKPGYYEFPFGMTLKELVFDVAGGIKDGKGFGAALLGGAAGTFASKKHLDVQMGYDKLKEVGLTLGSGAIIVFDDTRNLNDTMLNILKFFKHESCGKCIPCRVGTSQLYNHLVNEINKNHFNPSNIYPELIRQADIIAKTSLCPLGQSPILPLRSLWQNILESNSAKH; translated from the coding sequence ATGCTAAAAGAATACCGAATAGCATTGCGTAATTCGGGATTAATAAACCCCGAAAGCATCGAAGAATTTATTTCAGCCGATGGCTATCAGGCTCTGCGAAAAGCCCTTAAAAGTGAACCTCTTGGTATCTACGAGGAGATTTACGACTCTGGTTTAAGAGGACGAGGAGGGGCTGGCTTTCCTACTGGTGCAAAGGAAAAAGCAGCTGCTGTTATTTGTTCCGATTGTGAGAAGTATGTGATTTGCAATGCCGACGAGGGGGAGCCTGGAACCTTTAAGGATAGGATTATTATGGAAACCGACCCTCATACCCTAATTGAGGGGATGGTAATAGCAGCATATAGCGTAAATGCTCATAGGGGGTTTGTTTATATTCGCGGCGAGTATAAACTTAGCATTCAAAGGGTTCAACTAGCAATTGAGCAGGCCTACAAGCATGGGTTCCTTGGCAAGAACATTCTAGGCAGTGGGTTCGATTTTGACCTTGAAATAAGACGAGGCGCTGGGTCGTATCTTTGTGGCGAGGAGCTTACCCTTATTGAGTCCGTTGAAGGCAAACGAGGGTATCCGCGAATTAAACCACCTTATCCAGCTGAACATGGGCTTTGGGGGGCGCCAACTCTAATTAATAATGTTGAAACCCTTGCAAACTTCCCCTCTATTATTCTTAATGGGGCCAAATGGTATAGGTCAATTGGAACCGAAAATTCCCCTGGAACTAAAATATTTACAATTAGTGGTGATGTTAATAAACCTGGATACTATGAGTTTCCGTTTGGCATGACTCTTAAAGAGTTGGTATTTGATGTTGCAGGCGGAATAAAAGATGGAAAAGGATTTGGTGCAGCTCTACTCGGAGGTGCTGCAGGAACTTTCGCATCAAAGAAACACCTCGATGTGCAGATGGGCTATGATAAATTGAAAGAGGTAGGGCTTACACTGGGCTCAGGTGCAATTATCGTTTTCGATGATACTCGTAATTTAAACGATACCATGCTGAATATCCTAAAGTTTTTTAAGCATGAAAGTTGTGGTAAGTGCATACCTTGTAGAGTAGGAACATCCCAACTTTATAACCATCTAGTTAATGAAATTAATAAAAATCACTTTAACCCATCAAATATTTATCCTGAATTAATTCGTCAGGCTGATATAATTGCCAAAACTTCGCTTTGTCCGCTCGGACAATCGCCTATTTTACCTCTACGAAGCCTTTGGCAAAATATTTTAGAGTCTAACTCTGCAAAACATTAA
- the nuoE gene encoding NADH-quinone oxidoreductase subunit NuoE — protein sequence MRNYLAMEVEKILSEFPKSKDYLLEILHEIQNKNPNSYIPPEVVQKVAKHLNIKKAQVYGVIGYYSMFSDKPRGKYVIRICASPVCSMMGAENLIEYLEKKLNVKVGETTPDELFTLETSECLGNCAAAPAMMVNLDMYGNLTPGMVDNILKQYSQNK from the coding sequence ATGCGAAATTATTTAGCCATGGAAGTGGAAAAAATACTTAGTGAGTTTCCAAAGAGTAAAGATTACCTACTGGAAATACTTCACGAAATACAAAACAAAAATCCGAATAGCTATATACCACCAGAGGTAGTACAGAAGGTGGCAAAGCACTTGAACATTAAAAAGGCTCAAGTTTATGGCGTTATTGGATACTATTCAATGTTTAGCGATAAGCCCAGAGGTAAGTATGTTATTCGTATATGTGCTTCGCCCGTTTGTAGCATGATGGGGGCTGAAAACTTAATTGAATACTTAGAGAAGAAACTTAATGTTAAGGTAGGAGAAACAACCCCCGATGAGCTTTTTACGCTGGAAACTTCTGAATGTCTTGGCAACTGTGCAGCGGCTCCAGCCATGATGGTTAATCTTGATATGTATGGTAATTTAACACCAGGTATGGTCGATAATATTCTGAAACAGTATTCCCAGAACAAATAA